In a genomic window of Wyeomyia smithii strain HCP4-BCI-WySm-NY-G18 chromosome 1, ASM2978416v1, whole genome shotgun sequence:
- the LOC129717935 gene encoding aminopeptidase N, whose protein sequence is MGCLYIFLIVTLLSIGSVLSWREHRIRRSIDLSVTNPLDTKLPSDLVPTNYTLLLEVNAEDLSFHGNVNITMTCAKRTNQINLHAHHDLQVDEVNLEVFQHTQSGKSMPVKIRRIDRVPKKPLLVIYLQDDLSVGSLYEVRLLFKGEIWENTEGLFQGKYKQTSGDQLQDLSYFATYFRPNHARRVFPCFDEPAYKVPFKVTIIRPKQYHTLFNTELESTELYTNDKVADHFKITPPISTFTLGFVVSQLEELPVSGDNAPNQVPLRIWSRRDTQENLKDVRAKITLVMNHLTNFWNASYPLEKLDIIALPNFGSVKPADNWGLILFKENELQQGYYAITQELVYQWLGSWITPNWWSDAHVNKAIAGFLSASTAIELDGGVEFDGKWPMTILYSIYYEFSKRYPHSRITAMKQETTCSKTELVLRMLNFTLGEDTFRRGMQNMIKHREFKTFVTDDVWESLTKQSHLDNRLCESATINEVAESWIEKDRIPVVKVIRHYGKQTATVTQRVYLRERPHDVPEQDKMLWWIPLVVARQDKLDFSNTSATKWMKKVKEVTLENLPNANHFIIVNPEEIGPFPVNYDEHNWNLLADYLLTQDGRSKIPTYTRAKLLHDAWNLAYAGDLSFATAFNMTLFMQYERNHLVWNPVFTLIDHIGRHIDMSAAHKKFEIYVRTLLTPLYEELVQDQQEEGDNWKSNLRSLAKSFLCKAGYKPCIEEAQRVYKNWMESAEPDMGNPVANQYICPVFKWGTQEEWEFGLQRVVNFPEMRMKSERTYLLKTLAGCPIQASKINRLLNITLLENNGNFTDNDISLIFKMLSGGSNGYMALFKFLQQNWNAIKLRFKDQEGMWDNLVNSATGSFTTQEGYDMVSQLYVQRQGEFGTAEHIIEKSLKNIKEETKWSDENLPVIEKWLDRFLNQHKLGSEKFIG, encoded by the exons ATGGGATGTTTATATATCTTTTTGATAGTGACCTTACTATCAATTGGTTCAGTGCTGTCGTGGAGAGAG CACCGAATCCGGCGTAGTATCGATTTATCAGTCACCAATCCACTGGATACGAAATTACCGTCCGATTTGGTGCCTACAAATTACACCCTCCTCTTGGAGGTGAATGCGGAGGATCTGTCGTTTCACGGTAATGTCAATATCACGATGACATGCGCCAAAAGAACCAATCAGATTAACCTCCATGCGCACCACGATTTGCAAGTTGATGAAGTAAACCTGGAAGTTTTCCAACATACTCAGAGCGGCAAGAGCATGCCTGTGAAAATTCGACGCATCGATAGAGTCCCAAAGAAACCTTTACTTGTGATCTACCTACAAGATGACCTTTCAGTCGGCAGTCTGTACGAAGTTCGGCTTCTGTTTAAGGGGGAGATTTGGGAAAAtaccgaaggcctcttccaggGAAAATACAAGCAAACGAGTGGCGATCAGCTGCAGGATCTCTCCTACTTCGCAACTTACTTCCGGCCAAATCACGCGAGACGTGTTTTCCCCTGCTTTGACGAACCAGCGTATAAGGTTCCTTTCAAGGTCACCATCATCAGACCAAAACAGTATCACACGCTGTTCAACACGGAACTTGAAAGCACGGAACTCTATACCAACGACAAAGTAGCCGATCATTTCAAAATCACGCCTCCGATTTCGACCTTCACGCTAGGATTTGTAGTATCGCAACTCGAAGAGCTGCCAGTTTCAGGGGATAATGCCCCCAACCAAGTGCCGCTAAGAATATGGTCCCGAAGGGACACACAGGAAAATTTGAAGGATGTGAGAGCGAAAATTACGTTGGTTATGAATCATCTCACCAACTTCTGGAATGCTTCCTACCCTCTGGAGAAGCTGGATATTATTGCGCTGCCGAATTTTGGCTCCGTCAAGCCGGCCGACAATTGGGGGCTTATTTTGTTCAA GGAAAATGAATTGCAACAAGGATATTATGCTATTACACAGGAGCTGGTGTACCAGTGGCTGGGATCATGGATCACTCCC aATTGGTGGAGTGACGCTCATGTTAACAAGGCAATTGCCGGCTTCCTCTCGGCATCAACCGCAATCGAGCTCGACGGCGGGGTTGAATTTGACGGCAAATGGCCTATGACCATCCTTTACTCAATTTACTACGAGTTTAGTAAACGCTATCCCCACTCGCGGATCACCGCGATGAAACAGGAAACCACTTGCAGTAAAACGGAACTCGTCCTTCGGATGTTGAACTTCACCCTTGGCGAAGATACCTTCCGCCGGGGCATGCAAAACATGATAAAGCATCGCGAGTTTAAGACCTTTGTTACGGACGATGTTTGGGAGTCACTCACGAAGCAATCCCATCTGGATAACAGACTGTGCGAATCGGCAACCATAAACGAAGTTGCCGAGTCTTGGATCGAGAAGGATCGCATACCGGTGGTGAAGGTAATCCGGCACTACGGCAAGCAAACGGCTACCGTCACCCAGAGGGTATACCTCCGGGAGCGTCCCCATGACGTTCCGGAGCAGGATAAAATGCTTTGGTGGATTCCGCTGGTTGTGGCGAGGCAGGATAAGTTGGACTTTAGCAACACGAGTGCTACGAAGTGGATGAAAAAAGTTAAAGAAGTCACGCTGGAGAATCTACCGAATGCGAATCATTTTATCATAGTCAATCCAGAGGAAATTGGTCCATTCCCGGTGAATTATGATGAGCATAATTGGAATCTGCTAGCGGATTACCTATTAACTCAGGACGGTCGCTCTAAAATCCCAACCTACACACG AGCAAAACTCCTCCACGATGCCTGGAACCTGGCCTACGCCGGTGATTTGAGCTTTGCAACGGCCTTCAACATGACACTGTTCATGCAGTACGAACGGAACCATCTGGTGTGGAACCCGGTATTCACCCTGATCGATCACATCGGACGGCACATCGATATGTCGGCAGCCCACAAAAAGTTCGAAATCTACGTTCGAACCCTGCTGACTCCATTGTACGAAGAACTAGTCCAGGATCAACAGGAGGAGGGGGACAATTGGAAGTCCAACCTGCGTTCGCTCGCTAAATCCTTCCTCTGTAAGGCCGGTTACAAACCATGCATTGAGGAAGCGCAACGAGTCTATAAAAATTGGATGGAAAGTGCGGAACCAGATATGGGCAATCC tgtggcAAACCAATACATTTGTCCAGTCTTCAAATGGGGCACCCAGGAGGAGTGGGAATTCGGACTTCAGCGCGTCGTTAACTTCCCCGAAATGAGAATGAAAAGTGAGCGAACATATCTGTTGAAAACGCTTGCCGGATGTCCCATCCAAGCGTCGAAAATCAACCGACTACTGAACATTACCCTACTGGAGAACAATGGCAACTTTACGGACAATGACATcagtttgattttcaaaatgttatccGGAGGTTCGAACGGGTACATGGCTCTGTTTAAATTCCTCCAGCAGAACTGGAATGCCATTAAACTTCG ATTCAAAGACCAGGAAGGAATGTGGGATAATTTGGTGAATTCGGCTACCGGATCGTTTACCACCCAGGAGGGGTACGACATGGTGTCCCAGCTGTACGTCCAAAGGCAAGGCGAGTTTGGAACGGCGGAGCATATAATCGAGAAATCGCTGAAAAACATCAAGGAGGAAACCAAGTGGAGCGATGAAAATTTACCCGTTATTGAGAAATGGTTGGACCGCTTCCTGAACCAGCACAAGTTGGGCAGTGAAAAATTTATCGGTTAA